The Anaerolineales bacterium region GCCCGCTTCCGCCTTACTGACCTTGTACACTTTTTGCAGCCAGCAATGGACTCCGCTGATGGGGTCGGGGTGGACGGCGTGGGCGAGGTTTTGGTTCACGCCAACATTGCTCCACCAGATACGGCTGGTGTCGGGATCGGAGGATGTCCATGCCGCCGCGCCGTGAATGACGCGCATGAGGAATCCGCCGTTGCCGTCGTCGTGAAGTTCAACGAGATTGGATGAGCCTTTGTTCACACCTTTATCTTCATTCAAACGCCAACGTCCGAGGTGGTGGCTGATGGCGATGATGCCAGGCTTGATGCCTTCGGTGATCCAAACGCTGTCAATAAAATATCCGATCTCGGTCTCCACTTTGGCGAGGTCGCCAGTCTCGACGCCGATGCGCCCCGCGTCTTCGGGATTCATCCAGATGGGATTCTTGTGCGAGATTTCATACAGCCATTTGGCGTTTGCGGAGCGGGTGTGAATGAGAGTCGGCAAGCGGAAGTTCGGCAGAAGAATCATCTCGCCTTTTTCGCGGTTGATATTTTCTGGATTAATATGACTCTTGACCGCCCAGGGAATCACATTTTCTTTTTCGCTCCAGCCCCAATTGGCGAGCGTGTCGCTGAAGAACTCAAGTTTTTTGCTCGGAGTGTCGAAACCTGCCTTCGGTTGTCCGTCCACCATGAGACCGACGATTGCGCCAGACGAGTCTAAGGCGCGATCATGCTCATCGGAGGCGAATCCAGCCTGAGGTCCAGAATGAAGCGCTTTGTCGAAGGGCGAATAATTTTCCTTCTTGACTTCAAACACGCCATACTTCCGCATGTATGCCAGCGGAGTCAATCCTTCTTTTGCGGCGGCTTCGGGAAGTCCTGGCACGGAGTTTTCGAAAATCCATTGATAGTATTCATCCACGGTGATGGTCTCGCCCTTGCGATACGGCGACTCGAACCACTGGCGGATGCCGAGCGCGCCGTCGGGATCCATGCGCGCGGAAAGTTGAATCCAGAACTCGTTCTCTTCCCACACTTCGCCAGGGTTGGCTTGATAGGTGAAATCAACTTTCATGCCTGCACGTTCCATCGCAACGCGGCGCACGGGCTGGCGGAACGCGATCCATTGACTCGAATGGGTTTCCTGACTCATCAGGTCGTGACGTTCGGGTCCGTGACCTGTGGGCAGAACGTAATCGGCGAACCATGCGGTTTCGTTCCACGTGGGCGTGAGCGCGATATAACATTTGATCTTCGATTCATCCTTGAGCGCCTTGAGCCACATGAAGCCGTCGGGGTTGACCCACATCGGGTTGTAGACGCGCGTGAAATACACGTCAATATCGCCGCGCCCTTCTTCGAGCATGTGCGGCAAAAGGATGGACATCTCATAATGCGCGAGCGGATATTCGATGGGGTAATGCAGTTCGTTCCATGTTTCGGGCGCGGGCGCGCCTTTGAACGGCTTCGGCACAAATTTATTCCAACCCGTCATGGATGTGCCGCCTTTGTTGCCAACGCTGCCTGTCAGCACATTGAGGAAGAACAGGCAGCGCGCCACCTGCCATCCGCCGAGGTTGCCGACGCTGGCGCTGCGCCAGACGTGCGTGGCGAGTTTGCCTTCGCAGTTGGCAACGAGGCGCGCGGTCTCTTGAATGCGCTCGATGGGGACTTCGGATTCTTGGGCGGCGCGGTCGAAGGTGTATTCGGAATAGAGTTGTTTGAGGAGGCGGTCGAAAAGGGGGAAGAGTTTCAGGTTCCAGGTGTCAGGTGTCAGGCTGTCGGAAGCGAGTTCCTTCCGAATCTCCGTTGTGAGCTGTTCATTGTTCACTGTCAACTGTCCACTGCCCACTGTCTTCAGTGTTTCCTTCCAGTTGACCCATTTCCGCATGAAGTCTTTGTTGTACAAATCGTTTTGAATCAGATGATTTGCAATCGAAAGCAGAATTGTGTTTTCACTGCCAGGGTAAGTGGGAAGCCAGACGTCGCTCATGGAGGCGGTGTTGCTCAGGCGCGGGTCGAAGGTGATGAGTTTTGCGCCGTCGGTTTTGGCTTCGATGATGCGCTGGGCGTGCGGGTTGAAGTAATGTCCCGTTTCGAGGTGGCTTGAAATCAAAAGAATGACTCTTGCGTTTGCGTAGTCAGGGCTGGGACGGTCTTGCCCGATCCAAAAGTTGTAGCCTGCGCGCGCCGACGATGAGCAGATGTTGGTGTGGCTGTTGTGGCCGTCCATGCCCCAGGTCTGCACGACGCGGTTGGCATATCCATCTTCGCCAGGACGACCGACGTGATAGACGATCCCGTTCGGGCGGCGCAGTTTGCTCTCGCGCATCTTCTCCGCGATCTCGGTCAGCGCCTGCTCCCAGGAGATCTGCTCCCATTTTCCTTCGCCGCGTTTGCCGACTCGCTTTAGTGGATACAAAATCCTTTCGGGATCATACACTTGATTGTGAGTC contains the following coding sequences:
- a CDS encoding molybdopterin-dependent oxidoreductase → MLKIPQTSAGAAPPQFADSDRAPIKLTEVVHPDGRISQYPPPDVWDDWVEWDGKEWPRKVARRYTLVPTVCFNCESACGLLAYVDKDTYEIRKFEGNPVHPGSRGRNCAKGPATHNQVYDPERILYPLKRVGKRGEGKWEQISWEQALTEIAEKMRESKLRRPNGIVYHVGRPGEDGYANRVVQTWGMDGHNSHTNICSSSARAGYNFWIGQDRPSPDYANARVILLISSHLETGHYFNPHAQRIIEAKTDGAKLITFDPRLSNTASMSDVWLPTYPGSENTILLSIANHLIQNDLYNKDFMRKWVNWKETLKTVGSGQLTVNNEQLTTEIRKELASDSLTPDTWNLKLFPLFDRLLKQLYSEYTFDRAAQESEVPIERIQETARLVANCEGKLATHVWRSASVGNLGGWQVARCLFFLNVLTGSVGNKGGTSMTGWNKFVPKPFKGAPAPETWNELHYPIEYPLAHYEMSILLPHMLEEGRGDIDVYFTRVYNPMWVNPDGFMWLKALKDESKIKCYIALTPTWNETAWFADYVLPTGHGPERHDLMSQETHSSQWIAFRQPVRRVAMERAGMKVDFTYQANPGEVWEENEFWIQLSARMDPDGALGIRQWFESPYRKGETITVDEYYQWIFENSVPGLPEAAAKEGLTPLAYMRKYGVFEVKKENYSPFDKALHSGPQAGFASDEHDRALDSSGAIVGLMVDGQPKAGFDTPSKKLEFFSDTLANWGWSEKENVIPWAVKSHINPENINREKGEMILLPNFRLPTLIHTRSANAKWLYEISHKNPIWMNPEDAGRIGVETGDLAKVETEIGYFIDSVWITEGIKPGIIAISHHLGRWRLNEDKGVNKGSSNLVELHDDGNGGFLMRVIHGAAAWTSSDPDTSRIWWSNVGVNQNLAHAVHPDPISGVHCWLQKVYKVSKAEAGEKAGDLFVDTNKSMQKYREWLAMTRPADKVSPDGNRRPYWLARPLKPTKEAYKLPK